In the Scatophagus argus isolate fScaArg1 chromosome 11, fScaArg1.pri, whole genome shotgun sequence genome, CTCCCTGGCTGAAATCATGGCCAAGAGGAACCAGAAGCCCGAGGTCCGCAAGGCCCAGAGGGAGCAGGCCATCAGGTAAACAATCAGTTTATCCACAAACTTTTGGAACCTTTCAAAATCGGGTTCTTTGGTTGCTCTTAATCTGGCTGATGAACTTAACACCGAGTGGCTGTAGTTTTAGCAGGAGTGACATTATTCACCAGTAATATTGGAACTGAAGTCCAATTTGACCATTGCTGTAGTAGCAGGCGGGGTTGTAAATGACTAGTGTCATAGTGGTATGATAATAAAGTGATTCTTTTGCAAAGACATATGTGCTAATGGCCTGCCATAtctatgattaaaaaaattgaaaataaaggAATACCACTCCATTCGCAAAAAAATAAGCTGGCTAAAATATGCAGCTTAATTGTCCTTAACTGCAAGTGTGGTTTTTATTGTGTGCTCACAAGCTCTGCTGGAATAAGTGCAGCAGTTAAATACGAGTTCCAGGAAGTAACAAGCCTGAAACTACTTTGTAGCTATGATTTTTCTTATAAAACTCTTGCATCAGCGTGATCTAACTTGTCATATTACATGTCTTTTATTAACTAAAGATACATTACTTGCTGCTTGTTCTACTCCAGTTATTCTACTTACATGATGGCATGAAGATCATATGATTTATTTGTATCACTCACTGTTACTTCTTTAGTTTGGTTAACTGTTGGTTTTTATTCTCTCAGAGCTGCCAAGGAGGCCAAGAAGGCGAAGCAGGCAGCCAAGAAGCCTGCTGCTCCAAGTGCAAAGGTAAGATCTCAGGTGGTGCCGATGTAGTAGTTTAGTAGTTATTTCTCTTCATTAGTATTAAATCTATATCCTACACTGTGTAAACACGGTGTGAATATTATGGTTGAGAGTATTAAGGTCGTTCATAAGAAAAACTACACATTAAACCAGGTCATTGAAGACTAGCCTGTAAACTTGATCCTGCTGGATTTTTGTAAGacttgctttgctttgctttgcttcatCTACTTTCGTATTGATCATCTGCCTTTAAATTGTATAAGGTGTCGATATGTAAGAGGGTAATGTACTTGATGTATTTCTCCTTCTGCAGGCCTCTACTAAGGCTGCACAGAAACCCAAGATCGCTAAGCCCATGAAGGTCAGCGCACCCCGTGTCGGTGGAAAACGCTAAACCTGACTTATTGATTCTGGTTGTGAATAAAATTTTTGGTTAACCAtcatctgtgtgattttttttttctggttggTGGTGAGGTGTTTGCAGGCcagtgaatttatttattttgtgttgagGCCTTCAAAGCTGAGGTGTTATTTGTGGTGACAACAGTAGCTCacatctgacacacaaagctgGTCAACGCCTCCTGCATTAACTTgactttaaaaatgataaagcaAGGTTGAACATTAGCAGCACTCACCGTACTGTCTGTCTTTTAGAACTGCAACTGATTATCCTCCCAATCAGTCGTTTAGTCTTACTTTTGATATATCAAAATAAAGTGTCTGTCAGTTGATTAAAGTGGCACTCCAGCGATTAACTATCACTCTGATAAAGTTGGAGGACTTAAGACAGACATATTTTAAGTTATCTTCATCTTCTTGTCCTTCGTCTGAGGGAAGCTCCAAAAATACTGGATCCTACAATTCTATGTAAGACACTCAGTGGCTGTCAACACAGACTTTCTGCATCTATTAAACTAGAATTACCAGTTGTATGTCTCTGTGCATCAGTCAAGTTGCAGCTTACATGAGGGCTGATATAATATACAGCATGCAGTGAGGACTTTGAGGGAATGTTTGGTCAAAATGGAAGTTTTTCTGGTTtcagtgaataatttccagaGACAAACATATTGTCTTCACTTAGAGACTGTTTTTTACAGAGGACTGCCAGGggcttcatcacatggtgcaacaacgatcacctgaagctcagtatcatcaaaaccactgagcttgtggtggactacaaaaaaaaaagtcctcatATGTGTTCACGTGTTTGGTTGGTAAGGCTGATTCTGACACACTGGTTTAGAACACAGAGTAAAACATAAACTAAAAAGTGTAAAACACGGatgctacacacacaccttcaacctggcagcacagaagatcaatacaatcagcacagttttaaggtggacacccaagattagcgTCACCAATTCATTACATGACCAAATGTGAGATGTGttcacaatctgcccttctgttcctgggttatgctgttgaataatggacagaaaacatcacaaagtcACAATGAAGTTGACATTTGAACACAAAATTCTtgtcagttcatccttgagACATTTGTGCCGAATTTAAAGAAATTCCCTAAAGACGTTTCTGAAATATCACGTTGACAATAATGAGATGGATAGACGAAGGATCTTCAAACATGACGTCTCAAgacatcatcttcatcatcaccatttTCAGGTTTTTACTTACCATTACAAGTAACTGGCCCTCATGTGTCAAGTGCCTCTTTCACTGACTAAAATGTGTAGCTTCAGTCACTTTGTATTTGTAAACTATAAGATTTCCATAATTAAAAATCAGCTGTAGGTGttaaaacaggatttattattattattattattattacacagcCGTTATATAGCCACAGAGCCATAATGATCGACATCCAAAGTGCCATTTGTTCAAACAGTCAGCAGATCAAGAGATACTTAAAAGTGATGACACCAATTATTGCTAAAATAGGCAGGGGGTTGTAATGTGAAATAACTATCGTGAAGACGTGTCAAAGAAAGTTCTATTCTtagacaataaaaatataaaacagctttgtcagaacagaacagatttCCATAATGAGCCGACAGCATGTCAGTAGCAGCGTTTGACTCTGTTGTAACAATCAGTCACAAGCTGCAAAGGTTAAATGTGCAACATTTGAGAAAGTCCATCTGATAGAAGgatcagaaaataaatctttctATACAGCTCTGACTACGACAGAAGTTTTTAATCTTTAGTCAAGTGGTTCATAAATAATGACAGAGTTTAAAGCCATGACGACGGAAGGAATCATTACATGGTTGTcaataattatttaataatcACTGAGGTACAGATATCGTGACTAACCAAATTATAAATaagaaaggaaaagataaaTGTGATGACATCCTTAATTTCATTTGGAAACATTCCTTAAACCGCGTTCAACACATATCCAAGAGttacatctttttcttttggaaattATTACATGAGGTACTGATTGCTACACCTGAAAAATTATGATGTAAAAATCAAAACGTTCCAACTAGTGGAGGAGATATAAAGCatgaacttaaattaaaaaaaatatacaatcaCACAACTTGTTGAACAAGCAGACCTTGTGCGTTGATGACCATGAttcttgagtgtgtgttgactaaagttaaaaaaatgttcaatcaatatttttctttttttttgtttgtttacacccTGAGGAAATTTGAAACTTCAGGAAAACTGTACATTTCCAACAGGGACAAGAGGCTTAATGTGGTAGGATAATGGTTATGGCATGGGTGTTATGTGGGTGTTATGGAGACGATGTGGGAGGATGAGGACATGATGACAAGGGCGGCAGGTCTGTGCCCAGTGTGTAGTCTCCATTTCGGCCCACCGTGGCGGCGCGTTGGCAGCAGAAGAGCATTCAGTGCTCTGGCTCCTCTTTGTCCTGGGCCTTCAAATCCTGCTTGTGCCTATCAGGAGcagaagggaaaaagagaaatattaagattaaaatttcaacaaaacGTCACAGTGAATACACGTGGGAcctgtttttaaaatcatttcttcATTAAGTTGAACCAGTGCTGTGAAAAGACACTTTTTTTCCCTCGTGGGTTTTGTCTCGAAGGCTAAATACAGGtgtagaaatacaataaaactgaATACAGATAGCATGAAGTAAAATAAAGTGCAAATACACAATACCAAAACCAATTAAATACAGACAACATGATGCAATTACACAACAATCAGGCTCAGAGGACTTGTTATGATAAGTAGTATCATAtttaatatacatataaatatcaaatatttaaaagtaggtggggtggtggtgaggTGCTGATCAGACTTGAGGGTAGAAACAAAAGTGTTGCACACTCTGGTTCTTCTGGATGACATTTCAGCACTGTGCCTACAGGCCTGTGTACCAGTGTCTTTGTCCTATCAGGACTGTTTATGGAGGCCTCAGAGCTGAGACATCATccttataaaaacaaaaaagctgcaCAAGGAGCCAGGATCAACCACGCAGCATTACAGTTCACAATCAAATGATGGTAAAATATGCCTACTGCCAAATGACGTTGTAAAGTGACAAATTCACAGTATTTGTTTGATCAAACCAACAGCAGAAACCTCAAATTTATTGAGAATAAATTATTAAActaagaaaatcagaaaaaccccacatttgtaaaattttaaaaaatatttaagctGGTAAATTTTTTCAGTTTACCAGCCACTGGCGGACAAAAGTTTCAAATCATTTTCCCTGAGGTCGGCCAGTTGAtgacagtgtaaacaaaacacacacgacTCTTACTGTATTAACAGCActcagtcaaacacaaacttGCATTCTAATCAGCACTGAATAAGGAATACACATTTAACAGAAAGCTACTGTGCCCTTATCTTAACTCATCATTACAATCATCTGAACAGATATGATAAGGTAAAGTAATTCAGTGGCAGAAGCTAACAACACTGTAAATGAGCTGCAAACCTCCAGATCCTGTAGAGCTGAGAGGCTCCTGCACTGCCGACAAAGAAGTTGACACAAAACAGGTTCCAGTTCTTCGGTATTATGACCAGCGAGTATCTGGACCAGATCAGACCTGGTGGACGGGGACAACAGTGAGTGTGAAGGTCACTAACGGTAAACCAGCTGCTGCTCGTGACAACAGAGTCTGCGTTTTTGGCAAAGGGGTCACAGATAAGACTTGTTTGAAGAAACACATTGcaaaagcagaaacatcagGCGAACTTTAGCACAGATTGGCCAAATCGTCTCTGAAGACTTTTATGGCTGTTTTACGTTACCTCTCGAGGGTGGATGTATTGTTGAAAGGCCAGGCATTATAAGCTGTAGTTTCAGCCTACACCTTTTTTTGGACTACATACAGATATAACTTCTATTTGACATAATAGTTTCTCCACATTAGTCTTCATTTCTGTTACAATCTGTGACGTTTGACGTTTAATAGTAAAGTCTCCATTTTGATCTCTATCATGTCACCTTACCTGTGGCTGTCAGCACTGCAGACTGGGAGGTACTGAGTTTATCTGCTGGTCGGGTCATATCAGCCAAACCAGCTACAACCAGACCCTGGACAGGTGAACAgatttttaatgtatgtttaCGAATCTATTACATTTGACAAGTGAGGCTGGgcaatatgaaaaaaaacaaaaaacaaaaaacaaatatcaggACAATTTTCAGCCAAATAGCTCGATATCTATATTGTGACAATATGTTAGGGATGTCTATTGGTGCTTTAACACAATGAGATTTCTGATAATATAATGACAATGTGAGCAAAGTTCAGAAGTAAGTTCAGAAAATTCCatcattttactgtaatgtaaCACCTAATTCTTATCATGACATACAGATAACCAAAATCTAAGACAATATCTAGTCTCATATCACAATATCAATATAATCTTAATTTACTGCTCAGCCCTATTGATAAAATCAATGAATACACATTGGCGACAGATGCAGCCCTTTATGTCCATGTGAATGGTTTCCATCCTTTGTGTTTGGACCCCCAAAACAGTTTGTGATATGATCAGCAGAACAGAacatgaagcagaaaaacacatttctgctatacaaagtttgtttatttttcctcttactttTTATCACCTCTGATCCTTTGTGAATTACTACTTTGTTAATTGTAAAAGTATTCAATTAAGACAACATGCAACACTGATCTGAGCCGGAAACCGTACACGGACATGAGCAACATGGGACGAGGGCGTTGCAAttagatgtttgttttaaagcgTTTACTATGCGGTATAGTTACACAAGTTTAGCTGTGTGAAAATAAGCTTACCCATTTAAACATCGGGGCCCagaagaaaactgtttttggACCTagaa is a window encoding:
- the mpc2b gene encoding mitochondrial pyruvate carrier 2b; translated protein: MAALRASYHRILDRIEHMLPAKLRPLYNHPAGPKTVFFWAPMFKWGLVVAGLADMTRPADKLSTSQSAVLTATGLIWSRYSLVIIPKNWNLFCVNFFVGSAGASQLYRIWRHKQDLKAQDKEEPEH